TTCCCACCCGGGCCCAGAGCGCGGAGGCCAGGCACATGGGGCATGGCTCGCAGCTGCTGTAGAGGACGGCGCCGGTGAGGTCGAAGGTGCCAAGTTCGCGGCAGGCCGTGCGGATGGCGGTGACCTCTGCGTGTGCGGTGGGATCGTTATCGGCCGTGACGCGGTTGACGCCCTCGAACGCCCGGCCGTCAGCCGTAACGATCATGGCTCCAAAGGGGCCCCCGCTGTTCAGGACGTTGGCCGTGGCCAACCTGATGGATCTGGCCAGAAATTGTTCGGCCGTGACGGTGGTACTCATGATGCGACTTCCTTTTGCCGGGAAGCCCGATGCCGCTTGCAGGACCAGTAGAACCAGGTGCGACGGTTACCAGGCTTCAGCATGTGCTGTGAAGGTTAAGTTGCGCCTGGTAGATAGCTTCCCGGTGACCGGGTGCCCGCCTTTGGCAAGATCGAGATTAGCACCTGAATGTGGGCTGCGCCATAGTCTTCTGGAAATTTAATTTCGCCATGTGAAATCCATGTTTCGGGAGCTTCACCCGTCCCGGTCATAATCCGCAAGGCGTTGACGCTTGGTCCTCGCGCCTTCTAGCCTAGGTCCCAGCCGCGCGGCTTCCGGAAACTTCCTGCTTCGCGGGCACTGCCTGCTTCGCGGGCGCGGCCTGCTTCGCGGGCGCGGCCACCTGGATCAGCAGACAGGGTCTCACTGAGCTGGAATAAATCAATTGCGCTCAGAGAAGGACAACCATGACGCCATCCAACGCACCCGATTCCCGCTTGTGGATCAAAAACCCGCAAGCGGCTTTCACCGCCAACCATCTCGACGCCTCGGGCGGACTGGTGGTCAGCGGCGGGAAAATCGTGGAGGTCCTTATGGCCGGGCAGCAGCCGTCCGAACCGTGCAACGAGGCTTTTGACGCCCGAAACCATGTGCTGTTGCCGGGCCTGATCAACACGCACCACCACTTCTACCAGACCCTCACCCGCGCCTGGGGTCCGGTGGTGAACGCCCCCTTATTCCCTTGGCTGCAGAACCTGTACCCGGTGTGGGCCCGGCTCACTCCGCGGGACCTCGAGCTCGCCACCACGGTGGCACTGGCGGAACTGCTGCTGTCCGGCTGCACCACGGCTGCCGACCACCACTACCTCTTCCCCGCGGGCCTTGAGGACGCGGTCGACATCCAGGTGGAGGCGGTCCGCCGGCTCGGCATGCGGGCCACGCTCACCCGCGGGTCCATGACGCTGGGAAGGGACGACGGCGGCCTGCCGCCGCAGTCAACGGTGCAGGCAGCAGAGGTGGTGCTGGCCGACAGCGAACGGCTGGTCCAGCAGTATCACGAGCGCGGCGACGACGCCGTGATCCAGGTTGCCCTGGCGCCGTGCTCGCCATTCTCGGTTACCAGGGAGATCATGGCCGAAAGCGCCGCCCTCGCCGAACGGCTGGACGTCCGGCTGCACACCCACCTCGCCGAGACCCTTGATGAGGAGGACTTTTGCCGGGAGATGTTCGGGCTTCGGACCGTGGACTACCTGGAAAGCGTTGGCTGGCTGACGGACCGTACC
This genomic interval from Arthrobacter sp. SLBN-100 contains the following:
- a CDS encoding 8-oxoguanine deaminase — protein: MTPSNAPDSRLWIKNPQAAFTANHLDASGGLVVSGGKIVEVLMAGQQPSEPCNEAFDARNHVLLPGLINTHHHFYQTLTRAWGPVVNAPLFPWLQNLYPVWARLTPRDLELATTVALAELLLSGCTTAADHHYLFPAGLEDAVDIQVEAVRRLGMRATLTRGSMTLGRDDGGLPPQSTVQAAEVVLADSERLVQQYHERGDDAVIQVALAPCSPFSVTREIMAESAALAERLDVRLHTHLAETLDEEDFCREMFGLRTVDYLESVGWLTDRTWLGHGVHFSDAEITRLGAAGTAVAHCPTSNMRLASGTARVLELEDAGVPVGLGVDGSASNDASNMILEARQALYLQRLRYGADVPVERALSWATRGSAAVLGRPGLGQIAPGMQADLALFKLDDLRFSGSHDPVAALLLCAADRADRVMVGGQWRVVDGLIPGLDVGRLIAEHSAAARRLVNG
- a CDS encoding nucleoside deaminase codes for the protein MSTTVTAEQFLARSIRLATANVLNSGGPFGAMIVTADGRAFEGVNRVTADNDPTAHAEVTAIRTACRELGTFDLTGAVLYSSCEPCPMCLASALWARVGKVVFAADRHDAASAGFDDAVFYEYFDNQDRDSLMPVSKLVLDDPEAPAPLEPFNSWNTLETRIDY